One stretch of Arachis duranensis cultivar V14167 chromosome 1, aradu.V14167.gnm2.J7QH, whole genome shotgun sequence DNA includes these proteins:
- the LOC107465524 gene encoding adenylate isopentenyltransferase 7, mitochondrial, giving the protein MMMMMMSVNNSVSCGCKPLLMTMESLFHHRITTKEKVVVVIGATGTGKSKLAIDIATHFKPAEIVNSDKIQVFKGLNITTNKVTEEESRGFRLRYDCCFLWVDVSLPVLHSSLERRVDKMIQAGQVNEVRDFFDPSGDYSRGIRRAIGVPEFHQFLQAESMEADQETKNRLLEDAIATIKLNNCKLANRQLHKIQRLHAVWKRNMHRLDATQAFLNTQEAAWEDHVVAKARRIVQRFLYDETHQHVVPPLVSSPASPPAAAMAAVTH; this is encoded by the coding sequence atgatgatgatgatgatgagtgttaaTAACTCGGTGTCATGTGGATGCAAGCCCCTACTCATGACCATGGAGTCCCTCTTCCACCACCGCATCACCACCAAGGAGAAGGTTGTGGTGGTCATTGGCGCCACCGGCACCGGCAAGTCCAAGTTAGCCATTGACATAGCCACTCACTTCAAACCGGCGGAGATTGTCAACTCCGACAAAATTCAAGTCTTCAAAGGCCTCAACATCACCACTAACAAGGTGACAGAGGAAGAGTCTCGTGGGTTTCGTTTAAGGTACGACTGCTGCTTCCTCTGGGTCGACGTTTCCCTCCCCGTCCTCCATTCCTCTTTGGAACGCCGCGTTGACAAAATGATTCAGGCCGGTCAAGTCAACGAAGTTCGCGATTTCTTTGACCCTTCCGGAGACTACTCCAGAGGGATTCGGAGGGCCATTGGAGTCCCCGAGTTTCACCAATTTCTTCAAGCCGAGTCCATGGAAGCAGACCAGGAAACCAAGAACAGGCTTCTAGAAGACGCCATTGCCACCATCAAGCTCAACAACTGCAAGCTCGCCAACCGTCAGCTACACAAGATTCAGCGCCTCCACGCCGTGTGGAAGAGAAACATGCACCGCCTCGACGCCACTCAGGCTTTTCTTAACACACAAGAAGCCGCTTGGGAGGATCACGTGGTGGCTAAAGCTAGAAGGATCGTGCAGAGGTTCTTGTACGACGAAACTCATCAACATGTTGTTCCGCCGCTTGTGTCCTCTCCGGCTTCGCCGCCAGCAGCCGCCATGGCCGCGGTAACACATTAG